A window of the Anthonomus grandis grandis chromosome 9, icAntGran1.3, whole genome shotgun sequence genome harbors these coding sequences:
- the LOC126740067 gene encoding sterol regulatory element-binding protein cleavage-activating protein, with protein MTPRGEDPLNRGSTNKNSIQDKVATLFYSLGLLCSSYPTCILVFSIAVIVGACLPLLNIPLPLTSPHQEWISSNNLTDGPRPYCYVQQVILKAAVLPWEPDLILGDAFRAPLYESFKLLDIVRNYEDGESHKTLGHVCLHIEAVAKGREYSPVMPQYSCLVLSPANLWHQDINLFSQDSAILTTIYNQHKYQKGKISVAEMLFGLPLRESGFKRYPLRHRQRVIQFAVTLFFKEYDKGFIQGLHEKLITLYPLHQNNSKPPSDTLIIHYPEEIDYLELSPLIAAFIMLFLYYYFYVRKIDDIKSKAGLSFAAMFTVLCSLLMTMGICFIFGLTVNCQRGKWIFPYLAILLGLENVLVLTKSVLMTPLHLDAKIRLAQGLSKEGWSTTKNLLIEITILTFGLFTFVPLIQEFCIFVLVSLCAGLFLQIFFFSTVLSMDLNRASNTIEKTNQSFRNALYQPLATLDYNSFNKGMSRSRSHPRLSFPANVVAGQKHAAPQEKRLPKRLRMVNIWARTRFFQRSFMILMIIWICMIIYNGDLINNYFLNQMDDRQNGTSTRQLKNYLNLNFFPSTVNSTFSVKSVNYVTYSPLSVNGSFDIDKLKPSEHEPHVQLATSRFLSLILSKYNISVSGKSVAVLPSIKLAHVIRPDQAAQLRNPEEKYGKKLQWQALAAALDPIDFNGDYPSMDQMDQPFYPRSPMEIMLLSILICISVIVLAYGLVVLYKCVCSRNYAEWRASWYPEKNEEPVDDQVLLEAVPVVLDGHAHEVECIATDGVHLASVCLAGQLKIWDNSTGELLTVIDRKAYFTQTERKRNSSLDTDDISDYESGSPPSRDEVFPTLVNRINPDFSNLRSRSLNEPFDSRYELYKSYKYHYISDKSLLKKRKASVKEDVLSSDYNIRSGTTYGRISSVWCMDYVDNMVIIGCADGRLEFWEATTQKLKCIFEDGNDSGVTHVKMIGSRVVAARLCGSLDFMQLQTYNQGRPIDWNFSNAYRRTHIRTGSMGSEREIKGQTDQEEDLRCIKLITVKAHPQPITCLDCEGGRIVTGSQDHTLKVYRVETADLLYTLHGHCGPITCMFIDRVCPATSGSGSQDGMVCVWDLLSGTCMYSTQAHDGAVISLTYSASYVISLGMDERLCVWERFQGHLLNTILVGQVFSNHVLMLASHLVVTGKNGGLVIWDVRNGECIRTITLGRDPFVFINQLILLRDAVLCDYGRQLRIVRFPLITHKFD; from the exons ATGACTCCTAGGGGGGAAGATCCCCTCAATAGGGGATCCACCAACAAAAACAGCATTCAGGACAAAGTGGCTACATTGTTTTACAGTTTGGGGCTTTTGTGCAGTAGCTATCCTACTTGTATTCTTGTATTTTCTATTGCTGTCATTGTTGGAGCATG tcTACCATTGCTAAATATTCCTTTGCCCCTAACCTCACCTCACCAAGAATGGATCTCAAGCAACAACCTCACAGATGGTCCTCGCCCTTATTGCTATGTGCAGCAAGTAATTCTCAAAGCTGCAGTTTTACCTTGGGAACCTGATCTCATTTTGGGGGATGCTTTTAGGGCCCCATTATATGAATCTTTTAAACTGCTGGACATTGTCAGGAATTATGAAGATGGAGAGAG CCATAAAACTTTAGGGCATGTATGCCTTCACATAGAAGCAGTGGCAAAGGGTAGAGAGTACTCTCCAGTGATGCCACAGTACAGCTGTTTGGTACTGTCACCTGCCAACTTGTGGCATCAGGATATTAACTTGTTCAGTCAAGACAGTGCTATTTTGACTACCATCTACAACCAACAT AAATATCAAAAAGGGAAGATTTCAGTGGCTGAAATGCTGTTTGGATTGCCATTAAGGGAGTCAGGTTTTAAGAGATACCCTTTAAGGCACCGTCAAAGGGTTATACAGTTTGCTGTCACcttgttttttaaagaatatgatAAAGG GTTTATCCAAGGGCTTCATGAGAAACTTATTACGCTTTACCCACTTCATCAGAACAACTCTAAGCCTCCCTCTGACACCCTTATAATCCACTATCCTGAAGAAATTGACTATCTAGAACTTTCTCCTCTTATAGCAGCTTTTATAATGCTCTTTCTTTACTACTACTTTTACGTAAGAAAAATTGATGACATAAAATCGAAGGCGGGCCTAAGTTTTGCAGCAATGTTCACTGTTCTATGCTCACTTCTCATGACCATGGGGATATGTTTCATATTTGGTCTTACCGTAAATTGTCAACGCGGCAAATGGATATTTCCGTATCTAGCGATACTTTTGGGGCTGGAAAATGTCTTGGTGCTGACCAAAAGTGTTTTAATGACCCCATTACATTTGGACGCTAAAATCCGACTTGCCCAAGGCCTAAGCAAAGAAGGTTGGTCAACCACCAAGAATCTATTAATCGAAATTACCATTTTAACGTTTGGTTTATTCACTTTCGTGCCTTTGATACAGGAGTTTTGTATTTTCGTCCTCGTAAGCCTCTGTGCGGGCTTGTTTCTGCAAATATTCTTCTTTTCTACCGTCTTGAGCATGGATTTGAACAGGGCCAGCAACACCATCGAAAAAACCAATCAAAGCTTTAGAAATGCCTTGTATCAACCTTTGGCAACGTTGGATTATAACAGTTTTAATAAGGGTATGAGCAGATCCAGATCGCATCCGAGATTGAGTTTTCCGGCCAACGTTGTGGCGGGGCAAAAACACGCCGCGCCCCAAGAAAAGAGGCTCCCGAAACGGCTGCGCATGGTCAACATTTGGGCGCGCACGCGCTTTTTCCAAAGGAGTTTTATGATTCTCATGATAATCTGGATCTGCATGATCATCTACAACGGAGACTTGATCAACAATtactttttaaaccaaatggaCGATCGGCAAAACGGCACCAGCACTCGCCAGTTGAAGAACTATCTGAACTTAAACTTTTTCCCTTCCACCGTAAATTCCACGTTTTCAGTTAAAAGTGTCAATTACGTCACTTACAGTCCTTTATCAGTAAATGGTTCGTTCGACATCGATAAACTGAAGCCGAGCGAACACGAGCCTCACGTCCAACTAGCCACCAGTCGCTTTTTAAGTCTGATCTTAAGCAAATATAATATTAGTGTCAGCGGCAAATCTGTTGCGGTGTTGCCGAGTATTAAGCTTGCGCACGTTATTAGACCGGATCAGGCGGCCCAGTTGCGGAATCCTGAAGAGAAATATGGGAAAAAGTTGCAATGGCAGGCACTAGCAGCTGCCCTCGATCCGATCGACTTTAATGGAG actaTCCATCGATGGACCAAATGGATCAGCCCTTCTATCCGAGATCCCCAATGGAAATTATGTTGCTTTCCATTTTGATCTGTATTAGTGTGATAGTGTTGGCCTATGGGCTTGTGGTACTTTATAAGTGCGTTTGTTCGAGGAATTATGCGGAATGGAGGGCTTCTTGGTATCCGGAGAAAAACGAGGAACCTGTCGATGATCAGGTTCTGTTGGAAGCGGTGCCTGTCGTGTTGGATGGGCATGCTCACGAG GTCGAGTGTATTGCAACAGATGGCGTACACTTGGCGAGCGTCTGCCTAGCGGGCCAACTAAAAATCTGGGACAACAGCACCGGGGAACTCCTGACCGTAATCGATCGTAAGGCCTACTTCACCCAAACGGAGCGGAAACGTAATTCCTCGTTGGACACCGACGATATTTCAGACTACGAAAGCGGATCGCCACCATCGAGGGACGAAGTGTTTCCCACCCTAGTCAATCGAATCAATCCAGATTTTTCAAACTTACGGTCCCGGTCACTTAACGAACCTTTCGATTCGCGTTACGAACTGTACAAGTCTTACAAGTATCACTATATTAGCGATAAGAGTCTTTTGAAGAAGAGAAAAGCCAGCGTGAAGGAGGATGTGCTTAGCAGCGATTATAATATCAGGAGCGGCACCACGTACGGTCGGATTTCTTCCGTGTGGTGCATGGATTACGTGGATAATATGGTGATTATCGGTTGCGCCGATGGTCGATTGGAGTTTTGGGAAGCGACCACGCAAAAACTGAAGTGTATTTTCGAGGATGGTAACGATTCTGGTGTGACGCACGTCAAAATGATCGGATCGCGGGTCGTCGCGGCGAGGTTGTGTGGCTCTTTGGATTTTATGCAATTGCAGACGTACAATCAGGGACGACCGATCGATTGGAACTTTAGTAACGCGTATAGGAGGACCCACATTAGGACTGGGTCTATGGGATCTGAGAGGGAGATTAAAGGACAG ACCGACCAAGAGGAAGATCTGCGCTGCATCAAACTGATCACAGTTAAGGCTCACCCTCAGCCAATCACGTGTCTGGACTGTGAGGGTGGACGAATAGTGACTGGTAGCCAAGACCACACCCTTAAAGTGTACAGGGTTGAAACCGCTGACTTGCTTTACACCCTGCATGGACATTGTGGGCCGATCACTTGCATGTTTATCGACAGGGTGTGTCCGGCGACTTCTGGGAGCGGGAGTCAGGATGGTATGGTGTGTGTTTGGGATCTGCTATCGG GCACTTGTATGTATAGCACCCAAGCCCACGACGGAGCCGTCATCTCCCTGACTTACTCCGCCAGTTACGTTATCTCCTTAGGCATGGACGAGCGTTTATGCGTGTGGGAACGATTCCAGGGTCACCTCTTAAACACAATCTTGGTCGGTCAAGTGTTTTCGAATCACGTGTTGATGCTCGCGTCCCATCTGGTCGTCACCGGTAAAAATGGCGGCCTGGTCATTTGGGACGTGCGCAACGGTGAGTGTATTCGGACTATAACGTTGGGCCGAGACCCGttcgtatttattaatcaattgATTTTGTTGAGGGACGCCGTGTTGTGTGACTACGGTAGGCAGTTGAGGATCGTGAGGTTCCCGTTGATCACGCATAAGTTTGACTGA
- the LOC126740070 gene encoding geranylgeranyl transferase type-2 subunit alpha: MHGRLKVKTTEEQKAEKKKEQQKKLLAYRAGMKKILSTRKNSPYDPESFAISSQLLGLNPDIYTLWNYRKEVVLMEQENSTKDELEGEEKLAAFLDKEISLTEHCLLSNPKSYGSWHHRYWILMLHPKPNWDKEFNLCTKYLTYDDRNFHCWDYRRLITNKIGITLSAEMKFSTDRLNNNFSNYSSWHYRSTLRKLDESCIEEELNLVQSAVFTDPMDSSAWFYLRWVLSHPVLSAEKRQEVLEAFEQLQELEPDCKWILLAKCWLTGSLVLSDSQYVDKRIQFYNELIKLDPKRKGQYQDYLKIAESKIKVMAES; encoded by the exons ATG CACGGGCGTCTGAAAGTCAAAACTACAGAAGAACAGAAGgctgaaaaaaagaaagagCAGCAAAAGAAGCTGCTGGCATACAGAGCTGGGATGAAAAAGATTTTATCCACCAGGAAAAACTCGCCTTATGACCCTGAATCATTTGCTATAAGCAGCCAGCTTCTTGGACTTAACCCTGATATATATACACTGTGGAATTACCGCAAAGAGGTGGTTTTAATGGAACAAGAGAATAG TACCAAGGATGAACTTGAAGGAGAAGAAAAGCTTGCAGCATTCCTGGACAAAGAAATATCTTTAACAGAGCACTGTTTACTATCAAACCCAAAATCTTATGGTTCCTGGCACCACAGGTACTGGATTTTGATGCTCCATCCAAAACCAAACTGGGACAAAGAGTTTAATTTATGCACTAAATATCTAACTTACGATGATAGAAACT TTCACTGCTGGGACTACCGTCGTCTTATAACCAATAAGATAGGCATAACATTATCAGCCGAAATGAAATTTTCCACCGATagattaaacaataatttttcaaactATTCATCATGGCATTATAGGAGCACTTTAAGGAAATTGGATGAAAGTTGCATAGAAGAGGAGCTGAATTTGGTTCAGAGTGCTGTGTTTACTGATCCTATGGATAGTTCTGCATGGTTTTATTTGAGATGGGTACTAAGCCACCCGGTATTGAGCGCAGAAAAGAGGCAAGAGGTTTTGGAGGCGTTTGAGCAGTTACAGGAACTGGAACCTGATTGCAAAT gGATACTTTTGGCAAAATGTTGGCTTACAGGCAGCTTAGTATTAAGTGATAGTCAATATGTTGATAAGAGGATTCAGTTCTATAATGAGCTTATTAAATTGGACCCTAAAAGGAAGGGTCAGTACCAGGATTATTTGAAGATAGCAGAAAGTAAGATTAAAGTAATGGCTGAATCTTAG